Proteins from one Phocoena sinus isolate mPhoSin1 chromosome 8, mPhoSin1.pri, whole genome shotgun sequence genomic window:
- the GSTP1 gene encoding glutathione S-transferase P — MRPAGPPHFLPHLHSAAVMPPYTIVYFPTRGRCEALRMLLADQGQSWKEEVVTKESWLQGPLKASCLYGQLPKFQDGDLILYQSNAILRHLGRSFGLYGKDQREAALVDMVNDGVEDLRRHCSHIIHHGHEEDKAQYVLELPGHLKPFESLLSQNRGGQAFIVGDQISFADYNLLDLLLSHQVLVPGCLDSFPLLSAYVARLSARPKLQAFLASPEHVNRPIFGSRKI, encoded by the exons ATGAGGCCTGCGGgtcctccccacttcctgccGCACTTGCACTCCGCCGCCGTCA TGCCGCCCTACACCATCGTCTACTTCCCGACCCGAG ggcgcTGTGAGGCCTTGCGCATGCTGCTGGCCGACCAGGGCCAGAGCTGGAAGGAGGAGGTGGTGACCAAGGAGTCCTGGTTGCAGGGCCCACTCAAGGCCTCCTGT ctGTACGGGCAGCTCCCCAAGTTCCAGGATGGAGACCTCATTCTGTACCAGTCCAATGCCATCCTGCGACACCTGGGCCGCTCCTTTG GGCTCTACGGCAAAGACCAGCGAGAGGCGGCGCTGGTGGACATGGTGAACGACGGTGTGGAGGACCTCCGCAGGCACTGCAGCCACATCATCCATCACGGCCAT GAGGAGGACAAGGCCCAGTATGTTCTGGAGCTGCCGGGGCACCTGAAGCCTTTTGAGAGCCTGCTGTCCCAGAACCGAGGGGGCCAGGCCTTCATCGTGGGTGACCAG ATCTCCTTCGCCGACTACAACCTGCTGGACCTGCTGCTGAGCCACCAGGTCCTGGTCCCCGgctgcctggactccttcccCCTGCTCTCGGCCTACGTGGCCCGCCTCAGCGCCCGGCCCAAGCTGCAGGCCTTCCTGGCCTCCCCGGAGCACGTGAACCGCCCCATCTTTGGAAGCCGCAAGATATGA